From a region of the Acidicapsa acidisoli genome:
- a CDS encoding MFS transporter produces the protein MAQTYTDLTVSRDPSTQREALLRILSAAAFLVFFQTYLVAPLIPALAVEFHASTNLLGMLVPAYMLPYGISTLFYGPLSDRVGRKPVILTLLVMMVVTTVGVATAGTVHQMLAWRILGGVATGGIVPIALALLGDLFPYAERGRPIGWMFGAMAGGMAFGSSVGAFLNPIIGWRKEFLITAFLSGITLAFAVRLRHSFESKLPQHPLSAGALISGYMNLFSDPRAAKGYIYVLLNGIFHSGVFSWLGLYFSQRYHLGDEGIGLALLGYGIPGMLLGPIIGHVADRYGRKRIIPLGIVVAAVSAAALIPRSPLLVRPLIIAALSLGYDMSHPLLTGIITSVNPARRGLAMGMNAFVLFSGFGLGTLIFEVVLRSGFTISLAVFAAAQLCLGFLAIPLFSGEDSSVGDQLHTVQMVSSGD, from the coding sequence ATGGCACAAACATACACAGATCTCACGGTCTCTCGTGATCCGAGCACACAGCGCGAAGCTTTGTTGCGAATTCTCTCCGCAGCAGCCTTTCTGGTCTTCTTCCAGACTTACCTTGTCGCTCCACTAATCCCAGCACTTGCGGTCGAGTTCCACGCGTCTACAAATCTCCTGGGAATGCTCGTACCGGCGTACATGCTGCCGTATGGCATATCGACCCTGTTCTACGGTCCGCTTTCGGATAGAGTTGGACGGAAACCGGTCATTCTGACGCTGCTGGTAATGATGGTTGTGACCACCGTCGGAGTGGCGACAGCTGGCACCGTTCATCAGATGCTGGCCTGGCGGATACTAGGTGGCGTTGCGACGGGTGGAATCGTACCGATTGCACTGGCGCTTTTAGGCGATCTTTTTCCTTACGCCGAGCGGGGCCGACCGATCGGATGGATGTTCGGAGCAATGGCTGGTGGAATGGCGTTCGGATCTTCCGTTGGCGCGTTCTTGAATCCAATCATCGGCTGGCGGAAAGAGTTCCTGATAACCGCCTTTCTTAGCGGGATCACGCTTGCATTCGCCGTCCGCCTCCGCCACAGCTTTGAAAGCAAACTCCCTCAGCATCCCCTAAGCGCCGGCGCACTGATCTCCGGGTATATGAATCTGTTCTCTGATCCCCGTGCTGCAAAGGGATACATCTACGTCCTTCTTAATGGGATCTTCCATTCCGGAGTTTTCTCGTGGCTTGGTCTGTACTTCTCGCAGCGGTATCACCTCGGCGATGAAGGTATCGGACTGGCCCTGCTAGGCTACGGCATTCCAGGGATGCTGCTGGGACCAATAATCGGACATGTTGCAGATCGGTACGGAAGGAAGCGCATCATCCCACTTGGAATTGTCGTCGCCGCTGTCTCCGCTGCTGCGCTCATTCCTCGTTCACCTTTACTTGTGCGACCCCTCATCATAGCGGCTCTGTCCCTCGGCTATGACATGAGTCATCCGTTACTGACCGGAATCATCACGTCCGTGAATCCAGCACGACGCGGACTCGCGATGGGCATGAATGCGTTCGTATTGTTCAGCGGCTTCGGCTTAGGCACATTGATCTTCGAGGTAGTCCTGAGAAGTGGCTTCACTATATCGCTTGCTGTCTTTGCTGCCGCTCAACTTTGTCTTGGATTCCTTGCTATACCGCTTTTCAGCGGCGAAGATTCCTCGGTGGGCGATCAATTACACACTGTTCAGATGGTCTCTTCGGGCGATTAA
- a CDS encoding RNA polymerase sigma factor — MEKPMNQFDKGPECPKENVLTKATDEALIVSAKAGNNLAYAELCRRHSASTMRAVHRITRNKEDAEDAMQDCLLNAYLHLSRFDGRSTFSTWLRRIAINSALMLLRKKRVRPESPIDDDTWPELQLSDPALNPELCFLRQERQLAVRRAVQQLPRLLREATEICYSQESTLSEVAERTHTSLGATKSRLVRARKSLFRALGKDAVFHRSMSKPETRHCA; from the coding sequence ATGGAGAAACCGATGAACCAGTTTGACAAGGGACCAGAATGTCCAAAGGAAAATGTCTTAACAAAGGCAACCGACGAGGCACTCATCGTCTCAGCCAAAGCGGGAAATAATCTAGCGTACGCTGAACTTTGCAGGCGTCACTCCGCTAGCACAATGCGTGCAGTTCACCGCATCACTCGGAACAAAGAGGATGCAGAGGATGCAATGCAGGATTGCCTGCTGAATGCATACCTTCACCTCAGCAGGTTTGATGGAAGATCTACTTTTTCTACTTGGCTAAGACGAATTGCGATCAACTCTGCGCTGATGCTTCTCCGAAAAAAGCGGGTTCGTCCAGAGAGTCCGATCGACGATGATACTTGGCCCGAATTGCAATTGTCCGACCCAGCATTAAATCCGGAACTCTGTTTTCTCCGGCAAGAGAGACAACTTGCGGTCCGTAGGGCTGTACAACAACTGCCGCGGTTACTCCGAGAGGCCACCGAGATTTGCTATTCCCAGGAATCCACTTTGTCCGAAGTCGCCGAACGAACACACACCTCACTTGGTGCCACCAAATCACGTTTAGTAAGAGCAAGAAAGTCACTTTTCCGTGCGCTCGGTAAAGACGCAGTGTTCCATCGGAGTATGTCCAAGCCTGAAACGAGACACTGCGCGTAA
- a CDS encoding alginate export family protein, whose amino-acid sequence MSYGQTQVYAEYPQTRGKVEPWKVEDLPSWLSLDGQIRLRTEDFTSYDDNPGNDRIYELTRVYGGLTVRPTSFLTGYMQFMDAHALGLPVNSVAGNMRDTFDLRQGYLEYHNEDNNIRLYAGRKELRFGNERVVGISDWTNVSRTFDGLFGHFGDSTDKNSVDLFSTSVVKINPTSLDTHGAGLTFHGAYGTIGSWIPNTLLQPFVLVKALPRVKSQQGIYGSEVETTFGAEMEGRLPAGFDYDVVGDLQRGSYSNDSIHAGAGVVKVARRFDSLPWRPRLGGEYDYATGNPHRDPNRISTYDQQYPSDHNAFGLFDLFGFQNIKERRVNLDLGPTKNLTLLFQGEALGVASRFDGVYNSGGGVTVQAPAHGFGTNSIGDGFDASAKYVFHDYWAVNAGVGHFFPGSLMSANDHGAPLTYSFFSITYRFRVGK is encoded by the coding sequence ATGTCATATGGCCAGACGCAAGTCTACGCGGAGTACCCACAAACCCGGGGCAAGGTTGAGCCATGGAAAGTGGAAGACCTTCCTTCGTGGCTAAGTCTGGATGGACAGATCAGGCTCCGTACCGAGGACTTTACATCCTATGACGACAACCCAGGCAATGACCGGATCTACGAGCTAACCCGCGTTTATGGCGGACTCACAGTCCGCCCGACTTCCTTCCTCACCGGCTATATGCAGTTCATGGACGCGCACGCTTTAGGGCTGCCCGTGAACAGTGTTGCAGGAAATATGCGCGACACCTTCGATCTGCGCCAGGGCTATCTTGAATATCACAACGAAGACAATAATATTCGGCTGTACGCAGGACGAAAGGAGTTGCGGTTCGGCAATGAACGTGTCGTTGGCATCAGCGACTGGACCAATGTCAGTAGAACTTTTGATGGATTATTTGGGCATTTTGGTGACTCGACCGACAAGAACAGTGTCGATCTCTTCAGCACCTCGGTGGTGAAAATTAATCCCACTTCGCTGGACACGCACGGGGCAGGACTGACCTTTCATGGCGCCTATGGGACCATCGGTTCATGGATCCCAAATACCCTGCTCCAGCCGTTTGTTCTGGTCAAAGCCTTGCCGCGTGTAAAGAGCCAGCAGGGGATCTACGGCTCGGAGGTAGAGACGACGTTCGGAGCTGAAATGGAGGGCCGTCTCCCTGCCGGGTTTGACTACGACGTTGTAGGAGATTTGCAGCGGGGCAGCTACTCGAACGACTCTATTCATGCCGGCGCAGGTGTTGTAAAGGTTGCCCGTAGGTTCGATTCTCTTCCGTGGAGGCCGCGGCTTGGCGGAGAGTATGACTACGCAACCGGCAACCCACATCGGGATCCCAACCGCATCAGCACCTACGATCAGCAATATCCCAGCGACCACAACGCTTTTGGACTCTTTGATCTCTTTGGGTTCCAGAACATCAAGGAGCGAAGAGTCAATCTCGACCTTGGGCCGACGAAGAACCTCACGCTGTTGTTCCAGGGCGAAGCGCTCGGCGTTGCTTCACGGTTTGACGGTGTCTATAACAGCGGAGGGGGAGTTACGGTGCAAGCTCCAGCCCATGGCTTTGGGACCAACAGCATTGGTGATGGCTTTGATGCGTCAGCGAAGTATGTGTTCCATGATTACTGGGCCGTAAATGCCGGAGTTGGGCACTTCTTCCCTGGGAGCCTGATGTCGGCCAATGATCATGGCGCGCCCCTTACATATTCCTTTTTCAGCATTACCTACCGTTTCAGAGTGGGTAAGTGA
- a CDS encoding cupin domain-containing protein — MIDKENQSELVENPSRRSFLEVGSAALAVATFAGLTANAQQREDTRKAESDHSSSDPGPENAPLLAENPNSNTPPPTDHGDVGPIWYSFDLARNRMQEGGWAHQVTQRELPPSKDLSGVCMRLTSGSFRELHWHTADEWAIMLNGNARVTVLNPDGTIFIDDVSKGDLWFFPAGYPHSIQGLGPGDGCEFLLVFDEGMFSEDNTFLISAWVAHTPPEILTKNSNLDRRAIARLPKDELYIFPGDLPGSLAQDKAAVGGKSVESSIQYTFKMSSMAPTVKTAGGEVRIVDSHNFPASNSIAAALVTLKPGGIRELHWHPNASEWQFYLAGKGRMTVFMPPTRARTMDFNANDVGYVPPVAGHYIENTGNTDLVFLEMFKAHQYLDFSMNNWIRRLPREMVTAHLNIDEATIRKISAEKRVVIAG, encoded by the coding sequence ATGATTGATAAAGAGAACCAGAGTGAACTGGTAGAGAATCCATCACGACGGAGTTTCCTGGAAGTCGGTTCCGCCGCACTCGCCGTGGCAACATTCGCTGGACTGACGGCGAACGCACAACAGCGCGAGGACACACGGAAGGCTGAAAGCGATCACTCTTCGAGCGATCCAGGGCCGGAGAATGCGCCTCTTCTGGCCGAGAACCCGAATTCAAACACACCTCCTCCGACGGATCATGGAGACGTAGGCCCAATCTGGTATTCCTTTGATCTGGCGCGCAACCGCATGCAGGAAGGTGGCTGGGCGCACCAGGTAACTCAGCGCGAACTACCTCCCTCAAAAGATCTCTCGGGCGTCTGCATGCGGCTCACCAGTGGCAGCTTCCGTGAATTGCATTGGCACACGGCAGATGAATGGGCCATTATGCTCAACGGCAATGCTCGCGTCACGGTTCTGAATCCCGATGGAACGATATTCATCGACGATGTGAGCAAGGGTGACCTCTGGTTCTTCCCTGCCGGCTATCCGCATTCCATTCAAGGCCTGGGGCCAGGGGACGGTTGCGAGTTCCTGCTTGTTTTTGATGAAGGCATGTTCTCGGAAGACAACACTTTCCTCATCTCCGCGTGGGTTGCTCATACGCCGCCTGAGATATTGACAAAGAACTCCAATCTCGATCGGCGCGCCATTGCAAGGTTACCGAAAGATGAGCTTTATATCTTTCCTGGCGACCTTCCTGGTTCTTTGGCTCAGGACAAGGCAGCCGTTGGCGGGAAGAGTGTAGAGTCATCGATCCAGTACACATTCAAGATGTCGTCGATGGCCCCCACTGTGAAAACAGCCGGAGGCGAAGTTCGCATCGTAGACTCGCACAATTTCCCGGCCTCGAACAGCATCGCCGCCGCACTGGTCACGCTTAAGCCTGGCGGTATCCGCGAGTTGCATTGGCATCCAAATGCTTCCGAGTGGCAGTTTTACCTCGCAGGCAAGGGGCGGATGACTGTATTTATGCCCCCGACGAGAGCTCGCACGATGGACTTCAATGCCAACGATGTTGGCTACGTTCCACCGGTTGCCGGTCACTACATCGAGAATACGGGCAATACCGATCTGGTCTTTCTCGAAATGTTCAAGGCACACCAATACCTGGACTTCTCCATGAACAATTGGATCAGACGTCTCCCTCGGGAAATGGTGACTGCACACCTAAACATCGATGAGGCAACTATCCGGAAGATCTCTGCAGAAAAGCGGGTTGTGATCGCAGGATAG
- a CDS encoding winged helix-turn-helix domain-containing protein: MDFPSRNNPDRIMRVDSRDDEGVVFGNYRIFPELKILLKNGNKVDLTARAFDVLWVLVKARGEVVTKDELIEQVWAGSIVEENNLQTHISAIRRALKQDRSFISTDFGRGYRLTLPAPARTNLIPAKEKIESPNLPNPLTTLLGRDSELRDLQQLITANRLTTITGPGGIGKTRLAIEAARRLQLSFSGRVHFVEMGMIGESDNIWPAIARALGMEATNMGLTAESRIALRNQRLLLIIDNCEHLTEAITRVVETILQIGGELHICITSQEPFGAQGEQIYRIRPLAVPPADASTMDVVLPHAAAQLFVERSLSYTRDSQFDDATAREIATICRQLDGVPLALELAAARVPTLGVRGILDGLSDRFRLLTAGQRSALPRHRTLRATVEWSHRLLDETERTLFRRLAVFPAGFTVQAAHCVSGPDIEDQWQIIDLLGNLVGKSLLHLDVSASAPRYRFLETIRLYALEELADSGETDLTARRHASYFQRISEQAVIDWKRQATEDWRQVYRGYVDDMRAALQWAFSENGDQEMGVRTLQNSIPFWVEFFLLDECRRWVSLALDKHGVTETTGTRDEMALRGALGRSLTWVRGPVAETGAAWSRALELAQELGDTEIKLQAQYGLWLFSLRRGHYSEALRFATEMMTLATEVKDDDAFATAQRIAGVSRHSLGGHAEGRTLIERSLMWFEQNRPQSAFRFGLDQHAAGLAFLARIQWVQGHTTDAVKTANLGVERAVALDHAPTLCIALAEGLCMVSALNQDLDSLATAAQTLTHMASLHGLQFWKAYGDLFEVWAMIQHKEKPAPGRFTSVIRVLNEMQFDLWYTPFVADVLRSCASPVDSIRTSFRPPADCEDNHWAMPELLRIEAEFDLEHNDGRLKSTVEHRLESALALAHECGARSWELKVAATLARLLISDNRRDKAQTLLRSTISSFPSGNESHGLRTANAILNELQHLPSHEPSV, encoded by the coding sequence ATGGATTTCCCCAGCCGAAACAATCCGGACCGTATTATGCGAGTGGATTCTCGCGACGACGAAGGGGTTGTGTTTGGGAACTACCGTATCTTTCCCGAACTCAAGATTCTTCTGAAGAACGGGAACAAAGTTGACCTTACCGCTCGCGCCTTCGATGTTCTGTGGGTACTGGTCAAAGCTCGCGGAGAAGTCGTAACCAAAGATGAACTGATCGAACAGGTTTGGGCTGGCTCCATCGTTGAAGAGAACAATCTTCAGACTCACATCTCGGCGATCCGAAGGGCGCTCAAACAAGACCGTAGTTTTATCTCCACGGATTTCGGACGAGGCTATCGACTGACGTTGCCCGCTCCAGCCAGAACGAATCTAATTCCAGCGAAGGAGAAGATCGAATCGCCGAACCTACCAAACCCACTTACTACGCTTTTGGGGCGGGACAGCGAATTGCGTGATCTCCAACAGCTAATCACCGCAAACCGGCTCACGACGATCACGGGACCCGGCGGAATCGGTAAGACACGCCTGGCTATTGAGGCCGCGCGGCGTCTCCAGCTTTCCTTCTCAGGAAGAGTTCATTTTGTAGAGATGGGCATGATTGGAGAGAGCGATAATATCTGGCCAGCCATAGCCAGAGCCCTCGGCATGGAAGCAACCAATATGGGCCTTACGGCCGAATCGCGTATCGCACTCCGGAACCAGCGTCTTCTACTCATCATCGATAACTGCGAACATCTCACCGAAGCTATCACCCGGGTGGTCGAGACCATTCTTCAGATCGGAGGGGAATTACATATTTGTATTACGAGCCAAGAGCCTTTTGGCGCCCAGGGGGAACAGATCTACCGGATACGCCCGCTGGCAGTTCCTCCGGCAGACGCTTCGACCATGGATGTGGTGCTGCCCCATGCGGCGGCTCAATTGTTTGTCGAGCGATCCCTGTCCTATACCCGTGATTCCCAGTTTGACGATGCTACGGCCCGCGAGATTGCCACGATCTGCCGCCAACTCGACGGGGTGCCACTGGCTCTCGAACTTGCAGCGGCACGGGTGCCGACCCTCGGCGTTCGCGGCATACTCGATGGTTTGTCCGACAGGTTCAGGCTTCTGACCGCAGGCCAGCGCAGTGCGTTGCCCCGGCACAGAACACTAAGGGCGACTGTGGAGTGGAGTCACCGCCTTCTAGACGAGACTGAGCGTACACTCTTCCGCCGATTGGCGGTCTTTCCTGCCGGATTTACAGTGCAGGCGGCCCATTGCGTTAGCGGCCCGGACATTGAGGATCAGTGGCAAATCATTGACCTGCTGGGAAACCTTGTTGGCAAATCGCTTCTTCATCTGGATGTGTCCGCCTCGGCGCCGCGCTATCGCTTTCTCGAAACAATTCGCCTCTATGCGTTGGAAGAGCTTGCTGATAGTGGCGAAACAGACCTCACGGCCCGACGTCACGCTTCCTATTTTCAGAGGATCAGCGAGCAGGCCGTCATCGATTGGAAACGTCAAGCTACTGAGGATTGGCGCCAAGTCTACCGTGGATATGTCGATGATATGCGTGCCGCTCTCCAATGGGCCTTCTCCGAAAACGGAGATCAAGAGATGGGGGTACGGACGCTACAGAATTCCATTCCGTTTTGGGTAGAGTTCTTTCTGCTCGACGAATGTCGTCGCTGGGTCTCCCTTGCCCTTGATAAGCATGGAGTCACAGAAACAACCGGCACGCGTGACGAAATGGCTTTGCGTGGGGCGCTCGGCAGATCACTGACTTGGGTGCGAGGCCCCGTGGCAGAAACGGGAGCTGCGTGGTCTCGGGCCTTGGAGCTCGCACAGGAACTCGGCGACACTGAGATTAAACTTCAGGCTCAATATGGCCTCTGGCTCTTCAGCTTACGAAGGGGCCATTACTCCGAGGCGCTGCGTTTCGCCACGGAGATGATGACGCTGGCCACAGAGGTAAAGGATGATGACGCATTCGCTACTGCGCAGCGGATCGCAGGAGTGTCCCGTCATTCCCTGGGCGGCCACGCAGAGGGGCGCACCCTTATTGAGAGGTCGCTCATGTGGTTTGAGCAGAATCGGCCGCAGTCGGCATTTCGATTCGGTCTCGATCAGCACGCGGCTGGCCTTGCGTTTCTTGCTCGCATCCAATGGGTTCAAGGCCATACAACCGATGCTGTCAAGACCGCTAATCTAGGGGTCGAACGCGCCGTCGCACTCGATCACGCCCCTACTCTATGTATCGCGTTAGCCGAGGGACTATGTATGGTATCCGCTTTGAACCAAGACCTCGACTCACTGGCGACGGCAGCACAGACTCTAACTCATATGGCCTCCCTTCACGGCCTGCAATTTTGGAAAGCATATGGTGATCTCTTCGAGGTATGGGCGATGATACAGCACAAAGAGAAACCGGCGCCGGGGCGTTTCACCTCGGTCATACGAGTACTGAACGAAATGCAGTTCGACCTTTGGTACACGCCCTTTGTCGCTGACGTTCTTCGTTCGTGCGCATCACCAGTGGATTCGATAAGGACTTCGTTTCGTCCACCTGCGGACTGTGAGGACAACCACTGGGCGATGCCTGAGCTCCTCCGGATCGAAGCGGAGTTCGATTTAGAGCACAACGATGGACGGCTTAAATCGACAGTTGAACATCGCCTGGAAAGTGCGCTCGCGCTCGCTCACGAATGCGGTGCTCGCTCTTGGGAATTGAAAGTCGCTGCCACCCTCGCGCGTCTGTTGATCAGCGATAACCGCCGTGATAAAGCGCAGACCCTGCTCCGCAGCACGATTTCTTCCTTTCCCAGCGGCAACGAATCCCACGGCCTGCGAACGGCGAACGCCATCTTGAACGAATTACAGCATTTGCCATCACACGAACCGTCGGTATAA
- a CDS encoding DUF1641 domain-containing protein — MATAVDFRNFTPVDARVDLIKKLEGAPAEHAEAVLAAYELLRQLHEKGILELLTGLLTAGEAVVNHAVGIISSPQAVTATRLGLMMVNMLGSIDADKISTALAAGSKEPPSLLSMGKQVTSKEARSAMAVGLGLLTAFGEALEKSKPRKLE; from the coding sequence GTGGCAACTGCAGTTGATTTCAGGAATTTCACACCGGTCGATGCGCGCGTCGACCTGATCAAGAAACTCGAGGGTGCTCCAGCGGAGCATGCCGAGGCGGTCTTGGCGGCGTATGAGCTGCTCCGGCAGCTCCATGAGAAGGGCATTCTGGAACTGCTCACCGGCCTTCTGACGGCGGGCGAGGCCGTTGTGAATCATGCCGTGGGCATCATCAGCTCTCCACAGGCGGTTACCGCCACCCGGCTGGGGCTGATGATGGTCAATATGTTGGGTTCTATCGATGCGGACAAGATCAGCACAGCGTTGGCGGCAGGTAGCAAGGAGCCGCCCTCGCTGCTGTCGATGGGTAAGCAGGTGACTTCGAAGGAGGCGCGAAGCGCGATGGCGGTCGGGCTGGGGTTACTAACCGCCTTCGGCGAGGCACTCGAGAAGTCGAAACCGCGGAAGCTTGAATAG
- a CDS encoding molybdopterin dinucleotide binding domain-containing protein encodes MFQELAPRPYVAPGIREHAPERYLEISEDLAQELNLQSGRWVHSTSRYGSLKIKVLVTKQVFGKQVYLVLFSPTEGRPIS; translated from the coding sequence CTGTTCCAAGAACTGGCTCCCCGACCTTATGTAGCGCCTGGTATCCGCGAGCACGCACCGGAGCGGTACCTCGAGATCTCGGAAGATCTGGCGCAGGAGCTGAATCTCCAGTCGGGTCGGTGGGTGCATAGCACCAGCCGTTACGGATCGCTGAAGATCAAGGTGTTGGTCACCAAGCAGGTGTTCGGCAAGCAGGTGTACCTAGTGCTGTTCTCGCCGACCGAGGGCCGACCAATATCCTGA